The sequence GAACACTATCGTTTGCCGCGCTCTTGTCATTACTATCCACCGGCATTGTTTTTTTAGAGTCACGATAGATGTTAATCTGTTTACGGTACGCCACGTCCTCTTCCAAATCTTCAAGGAATTCATTGAAATCGTGTTTGCTGCGTTCATCTGTTGCTTCTTCGGCTAAATGACGCAATTTCCAATTGCGGCTGTTGGCACGCGTCTGACGGTCTGCGTAACATTTACGTACAAGCAAGACGTCAGGTATTTGATCCGACGATAATTTGTCAAATTCCGAGTTGTTGTAATTTGATTCGCCCAAATTGTAGCCCATGACATAATCACCTACTTTCAGCAAATGACCAAGATGTGAACGCGTATGAATCGTATTTTCGTTGATGCCCAGCTCAGAGGACCGTACTACCCATATGTCGCACAAACCATGTCGAAAAGAAATGTGTCCCTGCCCTGGTATATGTTTTCTATCCTTCTCCATAATGGGTTCGATATCCATAACAACGTATTCAACTAACTGCTTCGGATCGCATAGTGCCTCAAAGGGATTGCGGAAGAACATCTGCCCTGGCAACTCTGATATTTGCGCCGTCATAGGATCGATTAGATGAATGCCCGTTGCAACCTTATACACCAAGCAAATGGGCGAAATACTACCCAGCTGTTGTCGCAACTTCTTCGACAAACAAACGGCGCTATCCTTAGAGAGTGGCGCTATTTCCACTGACCACgtatatttgtaattaaaattgttGCTATGTATATCGTGCGAAATCAATCGTTTGGACGTGGTCACCTTAACTGGCACCATATACTGCAAAAAATCAACCATTTTCTTTGCGTGATTGAAGTTGGCATAATAGAAATCTAAACCGCCATGCAATGGTTTTATGCCTAACGTATTCTCGTGTGCCTTGTGTTTCAATATCAGCTGCTCCAAATAATAGAATGTCTTTTTATTCTCGGCGCGTTGACGTACTTGCACCAAACAATGCCAGTAATCTTTCGCTTCTGTACGATGACAATCATCGCACATTTGATTTTGCACTGTGAATTCCACAATAAATATCTGTTCGAGTACAGTGCCTCCAGAAAGTTCACCATGCACTGTCAGTTTTACCTTTAAGCGCTTGGAATGTGGCTCGGTCCAGATAAATCCGGCGTCTACCAATTTCACTTCTTTTAAACCTTTCAATTTCTTTAGGCACAAAGCCAATAATTCTCGAGACTCTAAAGCAGCTGACACCCATTCACCAGGTGGTTGAAGATAACGCTCACAATTACGGCAGAAATGTAATACCATCTGTTTGGGTATACCCTCTGTAATGTCGACGTGATTGCGAAGGCACGTTACGCACATATTTGAGGGATTCGGTTCGATCAGCACACCACATTCGCAACACAAGATCATATTGGTGTTGGTGGGTAGTGACGACGGCTCTATATACTCCATGTTGCCTTTTTGATGCTGCGTAGAAAAAACAAGCCTTAAGTGAATGTTGTAAAATTCTGCTCAGTTTTAGTGAAtttattactaaatttaaatCGTTTAACGCGTATTTTTTGATAAACTAAAATTGTTAAACACGTGAGAAATTATATTCTCCGATGGGTTTCGTCAACACAAATGAATTATATTGCGCGTTGCCAACTATGGTTACAGAAATGTATTGCGGTAAATTGCGAAATGAGAATAATTGTGATGTTCATTGAACGGTTCGCATTGGGTATACAGATACTAATTTGATTTGATTAAGGAAATTTAATGATATTGTAAAGAAAGTAGGTAACCAATCttcaattaaaaacataatttattttataatattatttaataaataagaaaaattatataactttAGGCGGAAAATTATACAATTAAGaattattaaaagttttaaagtaGTAGatgataaaaaactttaattctcAATTCTTATTTAATATAGGAAATCAGATTGATAATCAAATACGTAACCAAagatattcaataaaatgatatgtaagcatacatacattttatttctGCTCTTACCCTGTTTTTTTCTATCTCTTGCTGCTAAATTAAAGTGAACAAATagtgaaaagatttcaaatgTGAGTTTTTAACATATCGTGATACGGCTTTGAGCGAATTCGACAGCATTGACTAATGGCTTGACGTCACTTGTGATCACgaagcggtttgtttacaaaaaaactaagacacgaaaaaaattaaccaatgacacttcattgccgtctgaacaacgaccgattggacgagtgtgtgactATGGGTGAAATGATCGTGACGAATCCACAAGAGACGCAGCAGCCAAGGTTCTCCTCATAATTtgcttttcaccatagctaaatagccAAACtggaacgacccgaatttatatccggccaaggactgtcacttcagcagcattcctcgtatatgcacggggaatgtttatgctgctataacaacaacaacagccaaacTGGTAATTTTTATCCTTCAGTGAACATTTAACATAAAATTTCTGAGGTATGTATATTTCCTAGACAGCTTTTGTTTATCCCCAAAATGAGGAACGGACCTGGACTGAAGCTTCTCTATGAAATCAACGTTCTCAGGTATTACAACAAACAAAGggtattttataaattacatacatttttaagtcAGATATTTTGCTGaaaggcggtcgccgtagccgaatgagttggtgcgtgactaccattcggaagtgcgtagctctcataaaaaatatctaccttcggagtcagcttgaaactgtaggtccctccatttgtagaacaacagcaAGGCGCACACCAAAAGTAGAAGGAgcagttcggccaaacaccgaaaaagtgtgtacgcgacaattatatatataaaatttaccgaaataacataaaataaataaaattatgatatcAACAATAATATTTAACGGCGCTTTATTTTGCTGCTGAACTTTTaggaaataattataattcatTATGGAGGCGCCTTCCGAAAACTGCAAATTGACATGCAAACGTTATTTCCAACATTGATCTACTGCAAATTACTAACTTCACATTCCTACGTACCTGGAAGATAGACGACGACCTGTTACGCAactgtaatttgtttttttgtaacttcGAATTTGCGATTCAGGTTTAAGAGGttgtatacagttagaaggcggagatattgcgaattttttctaagaaaactCTCAAATttattgatcgaaaaatttgtacacatattatgttatcttttaactgtattttaagacttagtattagtaaaaatatttatttggaaaggagccaCAGCTGATCTCCAGAAGCTCCTcccaaaaaagacgttttgcggtgaccactatatctctgaactggatcttctgaaattaaaaaaccaaacagatttcggtaaagtaatgttaaacctagtaattaatcgaaggaataagtaaaattaagttttttgacaaaatggcggtttctcaaaaaaaaaatcgatttttgaccaaaattacggcctttaattgttaaaaaaaaaaaaattattaccgagaaaaaatcttcaattaattactaaaaatatatttaagaagctcgtggtAAAATTtaagactaatcggtttagccgatattaaattttttgtgtgtattcataaatatatgtgcattaagaaaataaaaataaaaaaaatgcttttttgaaaattctaactgtatataaccccttaaaaataaacaaaaggcgTACCAAGCCGCATCCATACAAGGGTGGGGTTGCTTCATCAGCTGGTAGGTGTTTAGTTGTGAAAGGTGAGagtatttataatttctttctcATTTCTTCCTTGAGCTGGGACTAGCCCTGAAATAGCTCACcaaattgttgtatttgtagAATAGATGCCTTCCTTGGGCGTATACTTTTTCAATAttacactttattttataacaatttcttttatttcataataatcaTAGTGTGATAATGCAAAGTGTGCCTGCCAGTTTGATGTATGCACATTTGaagtttattgtattattatttttgaaaagcggcagaatgcaaaaaaaaaagtactgtTTAGCTCTCAAATCTGCGCgaacttaaaaacaaatgttaTTGCTACCTAGCACATTTTGTATCATTACACTATGATAATAACAATTTTCATTTACTTAGCAACGAGTTATACACAAGTATTCATCATAAAAATTCGTAtgaattacatagttttttttacattttacaaattATAACCTAAGTATGCTCAAcaattgtacatatatttatatataataaaatatatagataGACAATTCAAAGACTGTGAACTTAGCAAAGGGTACATTATATAATTAATTcgaaatgtttcaaaatattctattaaattttagcaaatatgtatataggaAGCGGTAGTTAGCATTATTAAAGCAGCGTTGTGCGTTTTATGTTCACGACAAATATGCGGACAGCATTTGTTTAAAtgagtatatatatgtagatatatagcTCATGAAAAGGAATAATGCTTAGAAAATAAAGTAGCTAACAACAAAAGTTTGCTAACTGTatgaatatgtgtatatgtgttcgTTTGCTCTACTGTGTAGGCGAGAACTCAGTAGGAGCTAAAATGCGTGTATGCATATCTTTGATGAGTGGCACAGTGTAGGCTACACATTCATCCCAACCGGGAGAGCGCCAAGCGGCTTCGCGTGTCTCTTTGCGATCCAATAACGATTTATAACCTACAAAATAATAGTGGAAATTAAGACATTAGCAGTCGAAGATTATCTTGTTTTCTTACACCAAATATGATGCACATTGTACAGTCGGCCAACTTGTGAGAAGAAACCTGCAAAAGCTTCGTTGTTATGTTTACGGAAGTTAATGGCACGCGCCCAGTTATTGCCCCATTCAATCATAGTACCGGGTTTTAAACGATATGaactgaaatcaataaaaaatatagtattaaGTGTTTAATTGTGTTATAATGTATGgcaattcttatttatttatacatgaagaacatttttattatttaagctaTATATAtcttttccttgttcactcctctcgagcACATAGATCCTGGACAAGACTCAGTCtagcgttggtttcgttaatctgtttttgatttctgacagggtaggtgattagcctgccgctaccagtcctaagtagggggaatgcccacctgtcgttgcttaggaacaacgccttcttactatttggagcgccatctgtgtctcacatttGTCTGGCAGGATTGCACAGATGGGTTGAGGAATGGAATTGgaggaagtttttttttttagaaacagggaaagtagctaaatttggaaaagtgcgaggaccgtacTTAACGTggaattcgaacccacaacctctgggatgaaCAGGCTAaagcacttacgctagactgcCGAGGCCGCCTGTGCCATATATTATGCTATATGAATCCTTAGCCAGTGAAGCGTTACGACATGCCGAAACATACAACTAAagatgtattttaaaaataatataggaTTCGCCACTCGTATAAATTCAATCATATTGTTTAAAAGTGTTTCATATGCGAAACTGGCACAAATTTTTATGCCACAACGTTTTTTAGTACACCCTTATTGTTTAACATATTTTCGCTTCAACTTACCGCATTTCGTAGATATGTTTGCCTGGACGAAATTCAATTTTCGGCCAGTAACTGAAGGCCAGCAAGTATTGTAAATGGCGCGAACGTAGGTATTTTATGCGCTCGTTCATTAAACTCATGTACTCCtgaagaaattcaattgttaatttttaatctaTACTTGGCTACTCTCTAAGATCACCTCATCATGCCACAAATCTTCCTTGGCGAggtcgattttttcaaaaccgcCAGTGTATTTCCATAAATGCAAACACTGATCCATATCACCAACATGAACGGTCCAAGAAGCGACCAAGTTGCATGACAAATTCGCTTTTTTGTCATTCACTAATTGCACAGaggttttactaaaaatttaaaaatgcacaATCATGCGAAATCAAACAGATATCAGTAGTAGGCATcatttagaaaaaacaaaaaaaattcacaaatctCACTtactaatttttcaaataatcatCCATAAAACCGGGACGTACATTGTGTGTATGCAAGGCATAAATGATTTCCTTATCACTAAGCATGCGACTATGTGACTCTTTAGTTGGCTCTATTTTACGCACCAACAACTTGGAAAACCATGAATCAACTTCGTTGAGTGGTGCTGAGGTAGCTATGGAACTGTTTGAAGAGTAAGTAAATAGattatacaaacacatacaatttactgcaattaaaaatattgtatataaatatctaTGTTCCCTTACCGTACTGCTGTGTTATTGATAACGTTCGATAAATTccttaattttatcattttggtGAAGATTGTTTGTTAAAAGCTGCAATGACAAGATTAAATCTGATTTCAGTCGTAATCTCTATACAGTGCAGatcacgtatatatgtataatcgagtgcatatatgtacatatgtaagcataaaaaaagcaaataaagtcTTAGAAGGTGTCTAGTAATTCCTAAATAGAATGAATCGTTTAAGAGATATGAATGAATCCATCTTTTTATACCACTTACTTGAGGCATTGCACAAACATACATTGGTTTTAAATCGATAACGGTATGTAAAAATGAACCATCCGCCTTTTGACCAAACAAATTTCCTTATAAAGATATCCCAGTTGGCAAACGCAAGAATAAGTGCTCCCCATCCGCTGCACAGCTGGCCAGAATAAGTTCAGTACTTGGCGTACATTGCTGTAGCCAACAATATGTGCTCTAATTTACACCTCTGTGCCAATAATCAGCACCggcacaaataaaaacaaaacatattcaTACGtacacgtatgtatgcatacactgTCGGTACGAATAGCAtcaaaaattatgtatgaaagtaaaaaatagcccaatatatgtatgtatgtatacatgagCATGATTGTTGATTTCTGACGGCAtttatatgtgtttttgttgttccttTCCATCTGGCTATTTTTGTCAGCACGTAGTATAGAAAAGGTTGTTCATATTTACGTCAGGAATTCGTTGGAGAGGTTGCAGATAGACGGGGATAGTGACATTAGTATATGTGTAAAATTTGATGGTCTTATCAAGAATAATGaataagtatacatatacaattatgaattgcagaaaaaaaaaaattctcaacataCGCTATACGTCCAGGAAAGGCACCAGCtgaagattttattttaattatgcaTATTATGCCCCAGCCAAAAGTATTTAAAGTcgtattggttttattttatgcaatttttaattacctcttccttttttgccgtaTATGCAAAAACTACGTTATGTGGTAATAACACCAACAGCGGCAATAGCAGCGACAAGTAATAGAATTGGAGCAATAGCaactataaaattgtttaaactcaaagcaaattacaaataaacaccactaactgaaaaaattacgaaaattaaaCAACTGCATAAAATTCTACTTTGTGCGCTCCACTTTTTCCACTAAAAAAACCACCCTCGCTTTTAAGTTCTTCTACACTTTTGCACTTCCACCATTGGCATCGGCACCAATTGGTGACAGCTGATCGGCGTTGCCAATGACGTGACACGTTTTATTTAGCATGACAGTATCAAAACGAATAAAAATGGCAATATATGTGCTGCCTGATTGTttagatgcaatttttattatttatttattttctatttttttaagcttaaataacaatagaattgttaaataaataaaaagataacGCAACGCTAGCAACGGAGGCTTTCAGCTGGCTAAATGCAATTAGATTAAGTTCATATATgtaagttgaaaaacaaaaacatatttaaagcgTGTAAAGTGatatattaaaaagaataaGAAACATAATTGGTGCGCTTTATTGGTGCCATTTAAAATTGACTATTTCGTAAGTACTTGACGACTATTATATACCAAGCCGTACTTTTCAAAGCAATATAGAACTTTTTATACTAAATTCTAGTTATTATTGGAGCAAAATATTGTATTCGCTTTTGTTACGTAGCACGAGATTTCCGATTGAATAAAACGggtttgcaaaattaatcaacaatttCTAATTATTCTACATTTTAGAccgttttaaaaatttactgacATGGCTTCGTATTTTTGTTCAGACGTTGCCATAATTTTCAGGCGTTCGGGCTTTCGCTGGAAGCGTTCTTGGGTAGAATATTTTTCAGCAAAATGTTCAAAGTTGTACGGCTTCAACAAAATTTTGGTGACCTTTATATGACACGAAGAAtttaagtattattttttttttaaattaagtgcgAGTGTAATCAGATTGGCGTCAATAAGCTTAGGCACATATAAATAtcctgtgtttttgtttttaggtatGCCTTAGCCTTACTTTATTGAAAATCTTaagctgtttttattttcaaagacaATTCGCTCAATAAAAACATATATCTTTTGAATAAAACATGCATAGATTCAAGGCACATCCagtaaaggtggtggcactcgACCATCAACAATGTTTTTTACGTTTGATTATCACGGCAAAGTACAAAACAAATAAcggattcgccttgtttcattttgtgctgacagccacatgtaCACGgcgaaggaaaaacaaaaaacaaatcagctgattttccgataccacctttaatagattcgcctcgcatagaataattaagaaaaagtaaGCCGAGAAAGATTTATCTTATTAAATGTAGCTGCGATAAAACTTTTCTCGTTAGTTTACTCATACATACTCGGTACTTTATCCcacttctgatttttttttattatttttaaatacaaatatgtcctataaagtaaatttcatatttttaattcagAGTTGCTTACCTTCAAATCTTATCAAATAATTCATGTATGTGTTTTACAAACGAAGCGGCTATTATATGTTATAGTCGGCATATTCTGCTCCAGAGAGGCATTTAGCTTTCACATTAAATATTCCTATGCCAGTCGCGTTTTTGCAGCTTTGTGGAGTTTTTTAAGTATTGTGTTAATGCTTCATAAGCGTCAGAATGATGAAAACCACTTGCGCTTGAACTTTGAAACCTAAAGTGCTTGCAAATGCGGACGATAACTAAGAAAGGTTTGGCTATTACTCTAATTGAATGAATGTGAAATgcatctaattaaaaaaatttagttaaacttTCATTCGTAACCAAACTTTCAGACCTGAGAAAATTTTAGCTGCTATCACAAGAGATTGAGTCCCACCTGCAGCTGAAAAACGCGAGGAAGAAAGACTTCTAAGCGATTGGTGTTTACAGAGCTTTTCGCTTCCTTGAGGTTTATAGgcgtattatttttgtttttgtagcacatGATAGTTCCGGGAGCATAGATCATACTTTGACTTATAGTTAGTAGGCCTCTtattttcgccaagcgttagcaagtggcgaatagatgaagcaaccgTTATAAATTAACAATACGTTGGCAAAGCACGagtagagctgccttaaattacatgtattTGTACGACAGTCAGTTGTACCAGTgtaatgagctatagccatactcaGGAGCAGcaaatcttactcgataactttgttgttgctttcgcatgcaaatttttcgttaagttaagcGAGCATAGAAATAGCGAGTGGGGAAATGACGTATAGTAGAGGCCTAGAGTTTCTGTGTGTGCTTGTAGTGTTTTTCGGTTGGCAAGGACATAAACTTAAAAGATTTCTTGGCGTTGGCGTGCGTATCATGCAATATGGGTGTGTAAACGTGAGAGTGTGTCTCGGTTTTCAGTCCCCAATTTTTCATACAGCTCTTTCTTCCCTCAACATactatttaaatgaatttactTACCTTTTTTATTCCGTTTTTGAATTCGCATTACCAACTACGCACCAAACTAAtgcttattttttctaaatataattcaattcaattttattcagTAGCGATAAGAAAATTTTGCGAGTACATAAGTGTAAGTGTGCAAGTACATACCATATAGTAGTGTTTACGTATTCacagttaaataaattaaacataaaatcttactttattaaaaataaaggaaaataaagaTTAGCTTTAATTTAACTATGCGTTTCGATCTTGAAACAAATACATCCAATAGAATCATCGATCGTTCATGTGtattcttatatttaaaaatttgttgttatcaaattaattgaaaataattacgaTACCTTACTCTTACATTAAtacataattaaattacattcaTGTCTTTCTTAAGGTTGACTATAAATAATCAGTTCGCCTAATCGTTATCTACAAAAATTTAAGTCTTAATTtcctgcatataaaaaataggaATTTAGACGTATCTATTAAAACGTACTTATTTGCATGTGTTGGAATCTAATTCATCTTATTCATATCGTAAGACTCCAAATACAATACACAGTATTTTAACACTTGGTAGCTGTAATAGTATTTTAGCTGCTTAAATTATTAACAAACAACATATCCGCAACTTCAatccattaatttttatatattttatataggcAATTCCATCGGGCTGCACTTTGTTACTCATTTAGTCAATTTGGCCGGTAAACTGTATCTTATTTTATGGCTTGCCGGGCAGGGTTTAGTTtcttttcgtttcacttttgcCGTCTTGCGGTATTTGGTCATGTCAGTTGGTATCACAACTACGCGCGGCGTTATGTTGTACAGCAATTGGAATTTAGATATATTGATCCTAGTCTCAACAGTGTCTGCTGCtgctattttaataaatattttgttcaaaTCCAATTGCTGAGGTGGCTCTCCATAAAAGCTAAAAGGTTGCAGCTCATGCTGCTCCGGCTGGGCCGCTTCATTATCGCTTGCGCTTGGAAAATCGTCTACCACCGCAGATTGCGTAACCACTTCAGGAGGAGGTAGTAACGATAAATTATGCTGCATTTTGCGTTTTTTGCTACTAAACGTGGTTACACTTGGCGGACAATTCATAGTGAAATGCTCTATGGCAGTCTCATCTCTTCCCAATGCAACCGTGCTGCGACGTTTCATTATTCTTTTGGCGGCAATTGTGGGTTGCAGAGATTTAGCATTATTACCCGCCAACTGCAAAGCCGCCGCTGTCGAGGCAGATGCTGCCTCTGCTATCATTGGTGAATTCCCGCCCGTTTCAGCCATCTTCGCTTCGATGGATTTCCTTGCGACCAAACGACCTAGCGAAAGTCGCGGTATAGGCGGCTGTTGTGAAGTTTTTTGTATCTCATCGTATAGAAGTTTTATATGCTTATTGCCATACTCTTTCAGGCATTGAGTCAAGCGTAGATTGCATAAGTCCACAGTTAAGCCATTGGGGAATATTAGCTGCAGCTGCTGTAGGTatctactaatttttgtacaggTATAGATGTTGCAGAAATCCTTTATCTCCTCGCGATGATCCGAGTAACAATGTTGCATATAACCATTGAAAGTTGTCTGCGGCTGTCCGCAAAAGTGGCAACGCTGAAAACCGCTATAGTGATCGATCATATGACGTAACACTGTCATTTCACTTTGtgacgtatatgtacatatcggACAGGAATAGATTAGTTTATCCCGTAATATTTGCGATATAACATCAGACTCATTCGGATGCGCCTGAGCTATATGCGCGTCAAAGGCAGATTGATTGGCAAGCAATTCCATGCAACTGAGACATTGCACGTAAGTTAGAGGTGAACCCAAAGCTTTTAGTTTTTCTAGCTGCACTAGAGACATGACCTTTAAATCCAGGGGCTTGTGACGCATACGAGTGATGTGCTGGCTCAATTGCCCTAACGATTGGCCACGGTATTCACAATGGCCACAAGTTAAACCGGCTGATGTGGCATTTGGGTCGGCGGctatatattttattacctTGTGTATCTCTTTCATATGGTCTATCAATTTGAGACTGTTGCCTACAAACGAGAGGCAGCACGGGCATTTGACTTCAGTGCAAATACGAAAGCGAAAAGGCTTCATCGCATTAAATCTTTTACATTTGGAAGCTTGGAAATGTTTTTCACGCAAGTCCTTGAGAGTTGGGAATTGCGCATTACAATAATAGCAGAGAATTCCAAATTGGTCTAAAtttaaattctgaaaatttgcaAGTAAGGttaagttaataaaaaagaaaaaaaagaacaacgGTTTACATTGCTACCAGAAAATGTGTTAACATGCAGTATGGAAAGCATTTAAGCAATAGTGTAAAAATATTGATGATAGTATGACGCAATCGTTTGGCAACGCGGGTGTTGTATTTGAGGCGTACATAAGCAAGTAGCTTGGCAGTTTTGTCTGTCGCTCTATTCTTCAGACTAGAACGGTAACACTGCCAATAACGAAATTAGGACCAAAAGTAAAAGGAATTCATTCTACCATCATATCATACATATTttgttattcaataaattaatttgaatattacATACTTGGCTGCATTagtttcagtttatttttttcgataaatGAAACGCAGCTGACCGTTCGACATTTTGCACAGAAGAACTTGGAAAAAAGAACTTTGGGCTACATTCTGGAAATTTTGATTCAAAAATAGGCTAAATCACTTTAACAAATTCGGTCTCGATTACAATAATCGCTTTCCTGTGACCTTTACCCAATTCTAAAAAAGCTTCAAATCTGACCTGTAAGAGAATGTCACTTTTAAAAGGAAACATTTACTTAACTTTGTTGTGTGCATCTCGAACTTTTTTGCTAATGGCGGACTACATAATTTTACACCAGAATTGAACTCCAAATTATTTCCAATGAGAAGCTACTACATGGCGGAAATGCACAACATTAATACCAGATCGATTTAAAACGCtaagaaaataattgcaaatatgGAAGATGCGTTTTAAAGTAAGGCTTTTAATCAAGATACGATTATATTTTTACGGAAATCACTCAATACATAGCAGTAGATAGAGCTGTTAAACTAGCGAACCTGGCACCAAATTGACGCGATGAGTACATAGGCAAGGGCATTTCAGTTCTGCACAAATCAGAAATATTCTAAAACCTAACCTAGTA comes from Anastrepha ludens isolate Willacy chromosome 3, idAnaLude1.1, whole genome shotgun sequence and encodes:
- the LOC128858900 gene encoding 60S ribosomal export protein NMD3 translates to MEYIEPSSLPTNTNMILCCECGVLIEPNPSNMCVTCLRNHVDITEGIPKQMVLHFCRNCERYLQPPGEWVSAALESRELLALCLKKLKGLKEVKLVDAGFIWTEPHSKRLKVKLTVHGELSGGTVLEQIFIVEFTVQNQMCDDCHRTEAKDYWHCLVQVRQRAENKKTFYYLEQLILKHKAHENTLGIKPLHGGLDFYYANFNHAKKMVDFLQYMVPVKVTTSKRLISHDIHSNNFNYKYTWSVEIAPLSKDSAVCLSKKLRQQLGSISPICLVYKVATGIHLIDPMTAQISELPGQMFFRNPFEALCDPKQLVEYVVMDIEPIMEKDRKHIPGQGHISFRHGLCDIWVVRSSELGINENTIHTRSHLGHLLKVGDYVMGYNLGESNYNNSEFDKLSSDQIPDVLLVRKCYADRQTRANSRNWKLRHLAEEATDERSKHDFNEFLEDLEEDVAYRKQINIYRDSKKTMPVDSNDKSAANDSVPHITLAEMLEDLALECEDEEMGEDNVEKENVAEP
- the LOC128858902 gene encoding protein NipSnap, producing the protein MIKLRNLSNVINNTAVRSIATSAPLNEVDSWFSKLLVRKIEPTKESHSRMLSDKEIIYALHTHNVRPGFMDDYLKNYKTSVQLVNDKKANLSCNLVASWTVHVGDMDQCLHLWKYTGGFEKIDLAKEDLWHDEEYMSLMNERIKYLRSRHLQYLLAFSYWPKIEFRPGKHIYEMRSYRLKPGTMIEWGNNWARAINFRKHNNEAFAGFFSQVGRLYNVHHIWCYKSLLDRKETREAAWRSPGWDECVAYTVPLIKDMHTRILAPTEFSPTQ